The Anas platyrhynchos isolate ZD024472 breed Pekin duck chromosome 3, IASCAAS_PekinDuck_T2T, whole genome shotgun sequence genome includes a window with the following:
- the LOC140002037 gene encoding uncharacterized protein, whose protein sequence is MADMWGMSFFPIPEAFWAFYSLLWLLLMAVACYFLMPGAKPQEGRKTRHHCRRHRENRRVWTLHNSSWRKRNQCPEHAKVDGVRALAKLFNTNLEDLNKYMEMLNLELPEDSGESPPSDIESDTSCSSRTSLDSWHTIFCTTVTEDEITQISRAPTPTPVQKADSRHGSAVQPGLMHPKAGPGKQRYHDTRPPCRKEVVRCHRASSVQQHVQVQQAAPTHLPAVPKLQSTKMKTSLPQKKSKEALIYITPKKRKEQKLRLPAEGEKPPRDDRASALKVSKQEEKSNEKKVPTVWDVAFIDEAEKNRLERAVEKLYIQKQFGLSEMLLSFEESFSATVLEARTAVPTTAPQSPQKQAEPHVVSPVEKDPPCAEKTVNSHLEGPNGQKQTKGLFRLPRNRKRSSDPVLGQKDTQTEALQRKALQRNTMQRQRSPRLHFQQHVHTTKSAVQLSEQTPGPQQEAAAPKDTLTKGMKEPVKSVPAPVLRVAQEMKPQKGEDKPRQKTGCGGRANGSSTTSKTTRPGTSKKNRGPGAAGLVCSPSPSTQAEQASPQSKGAPRGQSDKKGDGPSISATGDMGTPAPPRRRPPRRKHSSSGDRPSTLPRPPHHIWIALDMPHIPEVLAARKECRKAKQIAKDLEKQVQASQLKQLPDNAGQARMDTAAEGTGAVPRRRHRRARKNKGCSQDRPVFARLRPKCIRAPNHNLPGTESSQDLAPSAAAVPGAVGGNTVGETKSSQNLASSTTAVPGAAGGETVRQNESSQNLAKSATAVPGAVEGKTVEKKKPSTHRAKGQQGQKNISATQQPEGRNRVLIIPVCAEGKLLRRLPGTGTIIKLCSQNHKKRLNPGVPIPFPV, encoded by the exons ATGGCTGATATGTGGGGAATGAGCTTTTTCCCCATCCCAGAAGCCTTCTGGGCCTTCTACTCCTTACtttggctgctgctgatggCAGTTGCCTGCTACTTCCTGATGCCCGGGGCGAAGCCGCAG gaagggaggaagacaaGGCACCACTGCAGAAGACACCGGGAGAATCGGAGAG TTTGGACCCTCCACAACTCTTCATGGCGCAAGAGGAACCA ATGTCCCGAGCACGCAAAGGTGGATGGAGTCCGGGCACTAGCCAAACTGTTCAACACGAACCTTGAGGACCTCAACAAATACATGGAAAT GCTCAACCTGGAGTTGCCAGAGGACAGCGGTGAGTCTCCCCCCTCTGACATAGAGAGTGATACCAGCTGCTCTTCAAGAACATCTCTGGACTCTTGGCACACCATCTTCTGCACTACCGTCACAGAGGATGAAATCACACAGATTTCACGGGCACCTACCCCCACTCCTGTGCAGAAAGCAGACTCACGTCATGGTTCTGCAGTCCAACCTGGCCTCATGCATCCCAAGGCTGGCCCTGGGAAGCAGCGTTACCATGACACTCGCCCACCCTGCAGGAAAGAAGTGGTGAGATGCCAcagggccagcagtgtgcagcaACACGTCCAGGTCCAGCAGGCTGCTCCCACCCATCTTCCAGCAGTGCCCAAATTGCAGTCTACGAAAATGAAGACATCTTTGCCACAAAAGAAATCTAAAGAGGCCTTGATCTACATCACcccaaaaaagagaaaggagcagAAACTGCGCCTGCCAGCTGAGGGGGAGAAGCCTCCAAGAGATGACCGAGCCTCTGCTTTGAAAGTATCGAAGCAAGAAGAAAAGTCTAATGAGAAGAAGGTTCCCACGGTGTGGGACGTGGCCTTCATAGACGAGGCTGAGAAAAATCGGCTGGAGCGTGCAGTGGAAAAACTGTATATACAAAAGCAATTTGGACTGTCAGAGATGCTGTTGTCCTTTGAGGAGAGCTTTTCAGCCACTGTCCTGGAAGCAAGGACAGCTGTCCCAACCACAGCTCCTCAATCACCCCAAAAGCAAGCAGAGCCACATGTGGTGAGTCCTGTGGAGAAGGACCCACCCTGTGCGGAAAAGACTGTGAATAGTCACCTGGAGGGGCCTAATGGACAAAAGCAGACCAAAGGGCTGTTCAGGCTAccaagaaacaggaaaagatcTTCAGACCCCGTCCTGGGACAGAAAGACACCCAGACtgaggctctgcagaggaaggctctgcagaggaacACCATGCAGCGCCAGCGCTCACCCAGGCTGCACTTTCAGCAGCACGTTCACACCACAAAGTCGGCAGTGCAGCTGTCAGAGCAGACCCCTGGCCCTCAGCAAGAGGCAGCAGCCCCCAAGGACACATTGACCAAGGGGATGAAGGAGCCTGTCAAGTCTGTGCCGGCACCTGTTCTGAGAGTGGCACAAGAGATGAAGCCTCAGAAGGGTGAGGACAAACCCCGACAGAAGACGGGGTGTGGAGGAAGAGCCAACGGAAGCAGCACGACCAGCAAGACGACCCGGCCTGGCACCAGCAAGAAGAACCGGGGccctggggcagcagggctTGTTTGCAGTCCTTCCCCTTCCACCCAGGCAGAGCAGGCGTCACCACAGAGCAAGGGAGCTCCACGGGGTCAATCAGATAAGAAGGGTGATGGCCCCAGCATCTCCGCTacgggggacatggggacaccagCACCTCCAAGAAGAAGGCCCCCACGGAGAAAACACAGTTCCAGTGGGGACAGACCCTCAACTCTGCCACGGCCTCCACACCACATTTGGATTGCTCTTGATATGCCCCACATACCAGAGGTCCTTGCAGCACGAAAAGAATGCCGCAAAGCCAAACAAATTGCTAAAGATCTGGAGAAGCAGGTGCAGGCTTCACAGTTGAAGCAGCTCCCAGACAATGCGGGGCAAGCAAGGATGGACACAGCAGCAGAGGGCACTGGGGCTGTGCCACGCAGAAGACACAGAAGGGCACGGAAGAATAAGGGATGCTCCCAGGACAGACCTGTCTTCGCAAGACTCCGCCCTAAGTGCATCAGAGCACCAAACCACAACCTCCCTGGCACAGAAAGCTCCCAGGATTTGGCTCCGTCGGCAGCTGCAGTCCCAGGTGCTGTTGGAGGAAACACAGTGGGAGAGACTAAAAGCTCCCAGAACTTGGCTTCATCTACAACTGCAGTCCCAggtgcagctggaggagagaCAGTGAGACAGAATGAAAGCTCCCAGAATTTGGCTAAGTCTGCAACTGCAGTCCCAGGTGCAGTTGAAGGAAAGACAgtggaaaagaagaaaccatCCACACACAGGGCCAAGGGACAACAGGGCCAGAAGAATATCTCTGCAACCCAGCAGCCAGAGGGGCGCAATCGAGTCCTAATAATCCCTGTATGTGCAGAGGGGAAGCTTCTGCGTCGTCTTCCTGGCACCGGTACCATCATCAAACTGTGCTCACAGAACCACAAAAAACGTTTAAATCCGGGagtccccatccccttccctgtCTGA
- the SDC1 gene encoding syndecan-1 produces MIGAAAVWLLALCLHAAALPQTTNLNLPPEDLDSSGDDDDGFSGSGAGPLADPSLTWRIPAEPTNSSLPATPMDFNEQLFPRTESRTEKEVTAPPATSNVLTVEPAVAVKDEVPILGSPDEKPTNDVVTTERSPTTHFPSVLHVIPSEASDTVHELEPKAPGSDTPDTINILQTDSTIHHEVGGITAAPTTAPEDVAPTHEEVSEDGSGDPGDFILIKDEDLVPTQNSEVPADSGRNAKAAGASGIMDRKEVLGGVIAGGLVGLVFAVFLVAFMLYRMKKKDEGSYSLDEPKQSNGGYQKPHKQEEFYA; encoded by the exons CAAACTACAAATCTGAACCTTCCTCCTGAAGATCTCGATTCATCTGGTGACGACGATGATGGTTTCTCAGGTTCAGGTGCAG GTCCCCTGGCTGACCCGTCTCTCACCTGGAGAATCCCAGCAGAGCCGACTAACTCCTCGCTGCCAGCAACACCAATGGATTTCAATGAGCAGCTGTTTCCCAGAACTGAGAGCCGAACTGAAAAGGAAGTAACAGCTCCCCCTGCAACGAGTAATGTGCTGACAGTGGAGCCAGCTGTAGCTGTGAAGGATGAAGTACCCATCCTGGGCTCACCCGATGAAAAACCAACAAACGATGTGGTTACAACAGAGAGAAGCCCCACTACTCACTTTCCTTCGGTGCTTCATGTAATTCCTTCAGAAGCCTCAGACACGGTCCACGAGCTTGAACCCAAAGCCCCTGGCTCTGACACGCCAGACACTATAAACATACTTCAGACTGACTCCACCATCCATCACGAGGTGGGAGGCATCACTGCTGCCCCCACGACAGCTCCAGAGGATGTAGCTCCTACACATGAGGAGGTTTCTGAAGATGGCTCCGGAGACCCG GGAGACTTCATCTTGATTAAAGACGAGGATTTGGTCCCCACCCAGAACTCTGAAGTGCCGGCTGACTCTGGGAGGAATGCCAAAGCAGCAGGAGCCTCGGGAATTATGGACAGGAAAGAAGTTCTTGGAG GTGTTATTGCTGGAGGACTGGTAGGCTTGGTGTTTGCAGTGTTTCTAGTTGCATTTATGCTGtacagaatgaagaaaaaagacgAAGGAAGCTATTCACTGGATGAACCAAAACAGTCTAACGGAGGATACCAAAAACCACACAAACAAGAAGAATTCTATGCATAA